The following proteins are co-located in the Candidatus Accumulibacter cognatus genome:
- a CDS encoding SUMF1/EgtB/PvdO family nonheme iron enzyme: MRALLDDPATTPARRAAIDDRLAMLPEGDRRPGVGLRADGVPDIVWHAIPGGEVRLEIEAKGLWKRLCGRPSFRVEPFHIARYPVTVAQWRPFVAAPDGYDALVRQPLGWDPAPQRGHDNQPATLLTWIEAMAYCRWLSGLLGYPVRLPTEWEWQQAASGGEPANDYPWGDWQEGRANTYESRLGRLTAVGLHPAGQSAQGVLDLAGNVWEWCLNESDAPKKVAEGGDARRVVRGGSWIYVRDFARCAYRHHVHPGARFDDVGFRMWCDSPIF; encoded by the coding sequence ATGCGTGCACTGCTCGACGACCCGGCGACGACGCCGGCACGACGCGCGGCCATCGACGACCGGTTGGCGATGCTGCCGGAGGGTGACCGCCGGCCCGGCGTCGGCTTGCGGGCCGACGGCGTGCCGGACATCGTATGGCACGCGATTCCCGGCGGCGAGGTAAGGCTAGAAATCGAGGCCAAGGGACTGTGGAAGCGGCTGTGCGGTCGCCCGAGTTTCCGGGTCGAGCCCTTCCACATCGCCCGCTACCCGGTCACCGTCGCCCAGTGGCGGCCCTTCGTCGCCGCGCCTGACGGCTACGACGCCCTGGTGCGCCAGCCGCTCGGCTGGGACCCGGCGCCGCAGCGCGGGCACGACAACCAGCCGGCGACCCTGCTCACCTGGATCGAGGCGATGGCCTATTGTCGGTGGCTCAGCGGACTTCTCGGCTATCCGGTACGCTTGCCGACCGAATGGGAGTGGCAGCAGGCGGCCAGCGGCGGGGAGCCGGCGAACGACTACCCGTGGGGCGACTGGCAGGAAGGGCGTGCCAACACCTACGAAAGCAGACTCGGTCGCCTGACGGCGGTCGGTCTCCATCCGGCCGGTCAATCCGCGCAGGGCGTGCTGGACCTGGCCGGCAACGTCTGGGAGTGGTGCCTCAACGAGTCCGATGCTCCGAAGAAGGTGGCGGAAGGCGGTGACGCCCGGCGCGTGGTGCGCGGCGGTTCGTGGATCTACGTTCGTGACTTCGCGCGTTGTGCCTACCGCCACCACGTCCACCCTGGTGCCCGCTTCGACGATGTCGGCTTTCGGATGTGGTGTGACTCCCCCATCTTTTGA
- the fumC gene encoding class II fumarate hydratase — protein MSATRRERDSFGGIEVPAERLWGAQTQRSLEHFSISRERLPEDLVLALVAVKAAAARVNGELGLLPADKAGAIVAAAEEVLAGRHAQEFPLSVWQTGSGTQSNMNVNEVLANRASELLGGERGEARAVHANDEVNLGQSSNDVFPSATHLAAATGIALVLRPALVRLRATLAAKSAAFAEIVKIGRTHLQDATPLSLGQEFSGYVAQLEHVDSLLDGALSSLYPLAIGGTAVGTGLNTHPEFGARVAAELARRSGLPFYSATNKFAALAARDGLVAAHGTLKTLAVALLKIANDLRWLASGPRSGIGEISLPENEPGSSIMPGKVNPTQCEALTMLCYQVMANDVAIGLGGAAGNFELNVCQPLIAHNFLQSVRLLADGTTSFEAHCVRGIEARRERIAELLERSLMLVTALVPHIGYDRAAEIARHAHQQGSTLREAALALGQVTAEDFDRWLRPAAMLSVNDGEAP, from the coding sequence ATGAGCGCCACGCGCCGCGAGCGGGATTCCTTCGGCGGCATCGAGGTGCCGGCCGAACGGCTCTGGGGAGCGCAGACGCAACGCTCGCTCGAACACTTCTCGATCTCCAGGGAACGCCTGCCCGAGGACCTGGTTCTGGCGCTCGTCGCGGTCAAGGCGGCGGCCGCCCGGGTCAACGGCGAGCTCGGGCTGCTCCCGGCCGACAAGGCGGGCGCCATCGTTGCCGCCGCCGAGGAAGTGCTCGCCGGCCGCCACGCGCAGGAGTTCCCGCTTTCGGTCTGGCAGACCGGATCGGGAACGCAGAGCAACATGAACGTGAACGAAGTGCTGGCCAACCGGGCTTCGGAGCTGCTCGGCGGCGAGCGCGGCGAGGCGCGCGCCGTCCATGCCAACGACGAGGTGAATCTCGGGCAGTCTTCGAACGACGTCTTTCCCAGCGCCACGCATCTGGCAGCCGCGACCGGCATCGCTCTCGTGCTTCGGCCGGCACTGGTCCGGCTCAGGGCGACGCTGGCGGCGAAATCGGCCGCCTTCGCCGAGATCGTCAAGATCGGCCGCACGCACCTGCAGGACGCGACGCCCTTGTCGCTCGGCCAGGAGTTCTCGGGCTACGTCGCGCAGCTCGAGCACGTCGACTCGCTGCTCGACGGCGCGCTGTCGTCGCTCTATCCGCTCGCCATCGGCGGTACGGCGGTCGGCACCGGGCTGAACACGCACCCGGAATTCGGCGCCCGCGTGGCGGCCGAACTCGCTCGCCGCAGCGGGCTGCCGTTTTACAGCGCGACCAACAAGTTCGCCGCGCTGGCGGCACGCGACGGCCTGGTCGCCGCGCACGGCACGCTGAAGACGCTTGCCGTCGCGCTGCTGAAAATCGCCAACGACCTGCGCTGGCTGGCGTCGGGGCCGCGCTCGGGAATCGGCGAGATCAGCCTGCCGGAAAACGAACCCGGCAGCTCGATCATGCCCGGCAAGGTCAACCCGACGCAATGCGAGGCGCTGACGATGTTGTGCTACCAGGTGATGGCCAACGATGTCGCCATCGGCCTGGGCGGTGCCGCCGGCAACTTCGAACTCAACGTCTGCCAGCCGCTGATTGCCCACAATTTTCTGCAAAGTGTCCGGCTGCTGGCGGACGGCACGACGAGTTTCGAGGCGCATTGCGTGCGCGGCATCGAAGCGCGTCGCGAGCGTATTGCCGAACTGCTTGAACGCTCGCTGATGCTGGTCACGGCGCTCGTACCGCATATCGGCTACGACCGCGCGGCGGAAATCGCGCGGCATGCGCATCAGCAGGGCAGCACGCTGCGCGAAGCGGCGCTGGCGCTCGGCCAAGTAACGGCGGAGGACTTCGACCGTTGGCTCAGACCGGCAGCGATGCTGTCGGTCAACGACGGCGAGGCGCCCTGA
- a CDS encoding DUF493 domain-containing protein yields MGAAVDGFAQTIAAVVRRHAPDFDPATTGMRPSRASTYLSLTCTIRATSQAQLDVTYREPSSHSWVKVVP; encoded by the coding sequence ATGGGCGCCGCGGTCGACGGCTTCGCCCAAACCATCGCCGCCGTGGTGCGCAGGCACGCGCCGGATTTCGATCCGGCGACCACGGGAATGCGCCCCTCGCGCGCCAGCACCTACCTCTCGCTCACCTGTACCATCCGCGCCACCTCGCAGGCGCAGCTCGATGTCACCTATCGCGAACCGAGTTCGCATTCGTGGGTCAAGGTCGTGCCGTGA
- a CDS encoding MBL fold metallo-hydrolase, whose amino-acid sequence MGPRILAITPEISQVGGPGLTHGNDAAVYLVHFGELAALVDAGCGRATDRLLQNIEAAGVVPEQIRHLLLTHCHYDHSGGAAGLRRRFGWPVALHALEAPYLESGDDRVSAAAWYGEHLAACPVDVRLADGERFFLGQRSLQALHLPGHSPGSVAYLVESDGRRVVFAQDVHGPLHPDLLSKRSDYQASLRKLLALQADILCEGHYGVFVGRAAVAAFIERFVED is encoded by the coding sequence ATGGGACCTCGGATTTTGGCGATTACCCCGGAAATCAGCCAGGTCGGCGGGCCGGGCCTGACGCACGGCAACGATGCGGCGGTCTACCTCGTCCACTTCGGCGAGCTTGCGGCGCTGGTCGACGCCGGTTGTGGCCGGGCGACCGATCGGCTGCTGCAGAACATCGAAGCGGCCGGCGTCGTGCCGGAGCAGATCCGGCACCTGCTGCTCACCCATTGCCACTACGACCACAGCGGCGGTGCCGCCGGCCTGCGGCGGCGCTTCGGCTGGCCGGTGGCGCTGCATGCGCTCGAGGCGCCGTATCTGGAAAGCGGCGACGATCGGGTGAGCGCCGCCGCGTGGTACGGCGAACATCTCGCAGCCTGCCCGGTCGATGTCCGGCTCGCCGACGGCGAGCGCTTTTTTCTTGGCCAGCGATCGCTTCAGGCGCTCCACCTGCCGGGGCACTCGCCCGGCTCGGTTGCCTATCTGGTCGAATCGGACGGTCGGCGAGTCGTTTTCGCCCAGGACGTGCATGGACCTCTGCACCCGGACCTGTTGTCCAAACGAAGCGACTATCAGGCGTCGCTGCGCAAGCTCCTGGCGCTGCAGGCCGACATCCTCTGCGAGGGGCACTACGGGGTCTTCGTCGGACGAGCGGCGGTCGCCGCTTTCATCGAGCGCTTTGTCGAAGACTGA
- a CDS encoding DUF1778 domain-containing protein, which yields MRAAAINLRALPEQRDLIDHAARLLGKNRFDFMLEAACDRAQSVVLDQLFFNLDADKFRQFTAMLDAPPAHNPGLERLMAVRAPWEAAANQA from the coding sequence ATGCGTGCTGCCGCCATCAACCTGCGTGCACTTCCCGAGCAGCGCGACTTGATTGATCACGCGGCCCGCCTATTGGGCAAGAACCGGTTCGACTTCATGCTCGAAGCCGCCTGCGACAGAGCTCAATCGGTGGTGCTCGACCAGCTTTTCTTCAATCTGGACGCCGACAAGTTCCGACAGTTCACCGCTATGCTCGACGCACCACCCGCCCACAATCCGGGACTTGAGCGCCTGATGGCCGTCAGGGCGCCTTGGGAAGCAGCAGCCAACCAGGCATGA